TGGTGCGCGCGGAAGGCGTCGGCGTTCTCGAAGCGCTCGGTGACATCCCACACGAGCGACGACCCGCGTCGCGTGACCTCGAAGAGGAGGCACCCGGGCTCGGCGCGGGTCGACAGAACGTGGTGAGGAAGCAAGTCCTCCACGACCTCGGCTTCCGCGGGCGAGGCACAGACCAGCTTGCCGGTGAGCGTGACTTCGGTCATTCGCCCAACCTAAGCCTCAATCCACCGACGTCCTTCGGTGATGGGGCGCGGCGGGATCTCTGAGTCTTCTGGTGGTGGTGGGCGCGTCGGAGCCGCGGGCCTCGCTGCCCGCTGTGTTCCACTGGGTTGTTGATCGTGCCGGATCGGCGGGATGGACGAGTGGTGTCAGCGTCGCGGTGGCGCGAGGGCGTGCGCAAACAGTGGTGACCATGCGGTTTCCCAGGGCCAGGCTTCGGGGAGATGGAGTCGGATGCGGCGTGCGGAGGACGCGATCCTTGCGGGGATGGTGACGAGTTTCCGGCGGATCGTGGCGGTCGTCGCGTTCGCGAGGTGCGGCACCGGTGATGGTCGCGGCGGTGCGGGTGAGGTTGAACGCGATGACGGCGAGGACGAGCCAGGCGGCGTTGGCGGCGAAGATCCCTGAGGGCAGGTGCGCGAGGGCGGAGTTCTTCAGGTCTGCGTTGACTTGCTCGATGACCGCGTGACGGCGGTGGACTTGGTCGGCGGTGACCGTGTCGAGGGTGCTGGTGGTGAAGAACGCGTGGAAGCGGTGCGTGTCGAACAGGGTCGGCTGGGACAGCTTCTTCTTGTTCAGCTCGGGGATACGACGCACCACGAGACGCCCGTGCACCCGGTCCTTCTTCGGTTTCGAAGTGA
This DNA window, taken from Microbacterium invictum, encodes the following:
- a CDS encoding putative quinol monooxygenase, with product MTEVTLTGKLVCASPAEAEVVEDLLPHHVLSTRAEPGCLLFEVTRRGSSLVWDVTERFENADAFRAHQARVAESAWGSETAAIQRDYAVTGLNPG